Proteins encoded together in one Penicillium digitatum chromosome 1, complete sequence window:
- a CDS encoding Aminoglycoside phosphotransferase, translating to MFPKEKVRNEVAIIRYIHDQTSIPAPFVLDWGTRKDSPFELGQYMIMEFMDHHTNMYDVLNMLGRSRAYRGILDPDFDEDELEQLQIDDFTWKVTHRPLSMPMNELIRLGRYLNRAIVHPMNQRNDAIDSADDCRRKFVARYLFRKLTRERKLTERWAAFENGPFKFWCDDFRPGNVLLNKDFKIAAVVDWEFTCAAPVEFSYAPPWWLLIEKPEYWPTDGGLEDWCGEYECQLQTFLRAMISREDEAIRKCQLKENRRLSGPMRESWESGDFWVAYAARNNFAFDAIYWQKIDRRFFGPTRCSDPADAWRERPKYLNAEEKHDMEQVVSQQLENMKSRVLAWDPDEYTLGQIDIARKKAETEESEIKGTEIG from the exons ATGTTTCCCAAAGAAAAAGTCCGTAACGAGGTTGCTATTATAAGATACATTCATGACCAAACTTCAATCCCAGCTCCTTTCGTCCTGGATTGGGGGACTCGGAAGGATAGCCCTTTCGAGCTAGGTCAGTATATGATCATGGAATTCATGGATCACCACACAAACATGTACGATGTCCTCAATATGCTAGGTCGCTCACGGGCATACCGTGGCATTCTTGACCCAGACTttgatgaggatgaactCGAGCAGCT CCAGATTGATGATTTTACCTGGAAAGTCACACACCGACCTCTCTCGATGCCTATGAATGAACTTATTCGATTGGGTCGCTACCTTAA CAGAGCTATTGTACATCCTATGAACCAAAGAAACGACGCTATTGACTCAGCCGATGACTGCAGACGAAAGTTCGTCGCTAGGTATCTCTTCCGGAAGCTCACCCGAGAGCGAAAACTCACAGAGCGGTGGGCAGCTTTTGAAAATGGCCCCTTTAAATTCTGGTGCGACGATTTCCGACCAGGTAATGTCCTTCTCAACAAGGATTTCAAAATTGCCGCAGTTGTGGACTGGGAGTTCACATGTGCCGCCCCTGTTGAGTTCTCGTACGCGCCACCTTGGTGGCTTCTTATTGAAAAGCCCGAATACTGGCCCACAGATGGCGGTCTTGAAGACTGGTGTGGAGAGTATGAATGTCAACTCCAGACATTCCTAAGAGCTATGATTAGCCGCGAGGACGAAGCGATCAGGAAGTGTCAACTGAAAGAAAATCGGCGACTTTCCGGCCCCATGCGAGAGAGTTGGGAGAGTGGAGATTTCTGGGTTGCGTACGCTGCAAGGAACAATTTTGCTTTTGATGCGATATATTGGCAAAAGATCGATAGGCGATTTTTCGGACCAACTAGATGTTCTGACCCTGCGGATGCATGGAGGGAGAGACCAAAGTATTTGAATGCCGAGGAGAAACATGACATGGAACAGGTTGTTTCCCAGCAACTGGAAAACATGAAGAGCAGAGTATTGGCGTGGGATCCGGACGAATATACACTGGGCCAAATAGATATTGCAAGAAAGAAGGCTGAAACGGAAGAAAGCGAGATCAAGGGGACGGAGATCGGGTAA
- a CDS encoding mitochondrial 54S ribosomal protein mL67: MASNAKSFQKVLDSTALAATKFIRRPPIDPKTPIQGKPRVPGSNAFKDHQDKEGRRLQKALNSVTHGKNIFVYNNIRTKQVVYSLTRYLEKTNLLKQCVNHGKKTIPATVRKDMWVPYFSVHFNEAQVGLNVYNHLRQFALLRQLSPPKEMITVTKEYLDSKRPVDLRDQKQWDKENMGRVGQIMMKKERAYALMNQKATAIADIAFVLQKHRDHIVEGLPESTKSGYKTLKARRRRRAALLQEAEQAKARAGEVASLEEQLQVKISTDHNAPKEHTVKILWQDTYDAQFAKHWPDYIEHGQLRWTRNHTIGQEDLPVPSEEIIANGSFEQA; this comes from the exons ATGGCCTCCAACGCCAagtctttccagaaagtgCTGGATTCAACAGCACTTGCGGCTACGAAATTCATCCGCCGGCCACCGATTGATCCGAAAACACCAATTCAAGGGAAGCCCCGAGTACCGGGCTCAAATGCATTCAAAGACCACCAGGACAAGGAGGGTCGACGGTTACAGAAGGCCTTGAACTCCGTCACCCACGGCAAGAACATCTTCGTGTACAACAACATCCGTACGAAACAGGTCGTGTACTCATTGACTCGTTATCTGGAG AAAACCAACCTCCTCAAGCAATGTGTCAACCACGGCAAGAAGACCATCCCAGCCACAGTCCGCAAGGATATGTGGGTTCCATACTTCTCCGTGCACTTCAACGAGGCGCAAGTCGGATTGAACGTCTATAATCACCTTCGACAATTCGCGCTGCTGCGCCAACTCTCCCCGCCCAAGGAAATGATCACTGTGACAAAAGAGTACCTCGACTCAAAGCGGCCGGTAGACCTCCGGGACCAGAAACAATGGGACAAGGAGAACATGGGAAGAGTGGGCCAGATAATGATGAAGAAGGAGCGTGCTTACGCCCTCATGAACCAGAAGGCCACCGCGATTGCCGACATTGCTTTCGTTCTGCAGAAGCACAGGGACCACATCGTGGAGGGTTTGCCGGAGAGCACCAAGTCTGGGTACAAGACTCTCAAGGCCCGTAGGCGCAGGCGTGCGGCTCTCCTGCAGGAGGCTGAGCAGGCCAAGGCACGTGCGGGCGAGGTTGCGTCGCTCGAGGAGCAGCTACAGGTTAAGATCAGCACGGATCACAACGCTCCGAAGGAGCATACTGTCAAGATCTTGTGGCAGGATACATACGATGCGCAGTTCGCGAAGCACTGGCCGGATTACATTGAGCACGGTCAGCTGCGCTGGACTCGAAACCACACGATTGGCCAGGAGGACCTTCCGGTTCCTAGTGAGGAGATCATCGCCAACGGTTCGTTTGAGCAGGCGTAG
- a CDS encoding NAD(P)H-hydrate epimerase, whose protein sequence is MASEFIGYNVLVTLREPHGGKLVGQVANVFGQRLLLQDVTFFWNGQRLPQYSIDASAIIDLSLETNTQAPSQRQQLPQHQINPQLQPYAAMPLPPAPTQSTPTQQQFNDPAILSFSKAPLVSNPFIETASTAVPANQIPGVVSASLRTSHKKLPRSPQELSPLKQTPKRNRRGNQENIREERGYVAKHGAAASTNPKSKGWRQTAFVEPAAPALQDSPEARSRSGIKLRKKKSRRYAEDPSGWATEDATDIQELGEFDFESNLSKFDKRTVFEQIRNDDTTADEERLVSFNRKVKPGTNGGKNLHWTENVLDSPQNSDTGDDIEGMSEIKLSSDTLSTRERSRAPTHTQPPRKDSAIQAPPMVPQLSALGRSQLHVNISRTTSPRPSRSSVSPMIAPNVSGSGCLRLTTTNRSCPTVSPLQTLEIEQISVAEFGLADEIITENAGRGIAEAAVALLSNDAAAPTLLILTGNHRTGARAIAAARHLRNRGHRVTVCLLGLEHEAELLENCRKQLDIFRKVGGRVLKWEDLSARLATSDLGPDLIIDALFGIHLSFDDLRTDDQGVAFEMISWINRSNVDVLSVDVPSGLNASTGEVTLAEGGRLCVNATSVVCLGAPKTGVLNALLSGERLSWNLAVADIGIPQIVWRKYGTRRRHGIDFGNKWVVPLKYQPLLS, encoded by the exons ATGGCTTCCGAATTTATTGGCTACAATGTGCTTGTGACATTGAGAGAGCCACACGGTGGAAAGCTGGTTGGCCAGGTCGCTAATGTGTTTGGGCAGCGCTTGCTGCTCCAGGATG TCACATTTTTCTGGAACGGTCAACGCCTACCTCAATATTCTATTGATGCCTCTGCTATCATCGACCTCTCTCTTGAAACCAATACTCAGGCTCCCTCGCAGCGTCAGCAACTACCCCAGCACCAAATTAATCCCCAGCTTCAACCTTATGCAGCAATGCCTTTACCCCCAGCTCCCACTCAGTCTACTCCAACACAGCAACAATTTAACGACCCGGCTATTCTGAGTTTTTCAAAGGCCCCTCTCGTTTCTAACCCGTTTATTGAAACTGCTTCGACAGCCGTGCCCGCCAACCAAATCCCTGGGGTAGTTTCAGCCTCTCTGA GGACCTCCCACAAGAAATTACCCCGAAGCCCGCAGGAATTGTCACCTTTAAAGCAGACACCAAAGCGGAATCGACGTGGCAACCAAGAAAATATACGGGAAGAGAGAGGATATGTGGCCAAACATGGCGCCGCAGCAAGCACCAATCCAAAGAGCAAAGGCTGGCGCCAAACTGCATTCGTAGAGCCAGCTGCTCCTGCACTCCAGGATTCACCTGAAGCTAGGAGCCGGTCTGGAATTAAACTTCGCAAAAAGAAGTCACGCCGTTATGCCGAGGATCCAAGTGGATGGGCAACTGAAGATGCTACCGATATCCAAGAGCTGGGTGAATTCGACTTTGAAAGCAACCTGTCCAAATTTGACAAGCGGACTGTGTTTGAACAAATTCGAAACGACGACACTACCGCAGACGAGGAGCGTCTGGTGAGCTTCAATCGAAAAGTCAAGCCAGGCACTAACGGCGGAAAGAACCTACACTGGACGGAGAATGTGCTCGATAGCCCACAGAACAGCGATACCGGGGATGATATTGAAGGAATGAGTGAGATTAAACTGAGCAGCGATACCCTCTCTACACGCGAGCGGTCAAGGGCGCCTACACACACACAACCTCCTCGCAAAGACAGCGCGATACAGGCTCCGCCAATGGTGCCACAGCTCAGTGCGCTTGGTCGCAGTCAGCTTCACGTCAACATTTCTCGCACAACCAGCCCTCGGCCAAGCCGATCGTCAGTGTCGCCTATGATTGCTCCCAATGTTTCTGGCTCTGGATGCCTCCGGCTCACAACCACGAATCGTAGCTGTCCTACGGTAAGCCCCTTGCAGACTCTGGAGATCGAGCAAATCTCGGTCGCCGAGTTTGGATTGGCCGATGAAATCATCACAGAGAATGCAGGTCGGGGAATAGCAGAAGCTGCTGTGGCTCTTCTGTCCAATGATGCTGCTGCACCCACTCTGCTTATCCTTACTGGAAACCATCGTACTGGGGCAAGGGCTATTGCTGCTGCTCGCCATCTACGTAACCGGGGTCACCGGGTTACGGTCTGTTTGCTCGGGCTCGAACACGAAGCTGAATTACTGGAGAACTGTCGTAAACAACTTGATATTTTCCGCAAGGTCGGGGGACGCGTGCTTAAATGGGAAGATTTATCCGCTCGTTTAGCCACCTCAGACCTGGGCCCCGACTTGATTATTGACGCCTTATTTGGCATACATCTGTCCTTTGACGATCTTCGGACCGACGACCAAGGCGTGGCTTTTGAGATGATTTCCTGGATAAACCGCAGCAATGTCGATGTGTTGTCTGTGGATGTCCCCTCCGGACTTAATGCTTCTACTG GCGAGGTTACCCTGGCTGAAGGTGGCCGGCTTTGCGTCAATGCCACATCCGTGGTGTGCCTCGGAGCGCCCAAGACCGGTGTGCTGAATGCTCTTCTGTCTGGTGAAAGACTCTCCTGGAATTTGGCAGTTGCCGACATCGGAATTCCTCAGATCGTCTGGAGAAAGTACGGTACCCGTCGTCGGCATGGAATTGATTTCGGAAACAAATGGGTCGTGCCATTAAAGTACCAGCCCTTGCTTTCCTAA
- a CDS encoding Peptidyl-prolyl cis-trans isomerase-like 2, with the protein MGKGTDKLYITHSEWASEDAFSASAGAGVSKAKKGGPHAAFKRLPFNFCSLSLQPFSHPVCTPTGTLFDLTNILPWIKKHGTNPVDGAPLKSSDLIKLTLAKNEDGDYVDPVTYKILTDNTHIVALRNTGNVFSWDTVERLNIKGKLWRDLVTDEEFSRKDIITLQDPQNIESRNLSSFNYIKEGETGILDGQQTSGSVNTSALGSSAKILKAKEAVAKARSERAQQAGSAATGSKAVSKTGATNVASKAQPGKPTPYNAARFTTGKAAASFTSTGLTPHTSAELAVLSEEEYMLKRGRVKAKAYARIVTTAGHLNLELYPEHAPKTVWNFLQLAKKGYYTDVPFHRNIKGFMLQGGDPTGTGRGGESIWGKYFADEFEGPLKHDARGTLSMANKGKNTNSSQFFIAYRALPHLNLKHTVFGRLIDDPTPSSTTLNTLEIHPVESSTNRPTPDIRIKEITVFVDPFEDFLAQKRAEQARATGATGPSAEEEDETARRAEDDRITWTGKRVRGAEADSSNGGASGVGKYLKAVLADRDGQEEDEIVESPDEEVVPEPARKKAKGPGGFGNFSSW; encoded by the exons ATGGGAAAAG GAACTGATAAGCTTTAC ATCACACACTCCGAGTGGGCATCCGAAGATGCTTTCTCGGCCAGTGCTGGCGCTGGTGTTTCTAAGGCCAAGAAGGGTGGTCCCCACGCTGCGTTCAAGCGCTTGCCGTTCAATTTCTGTTCTCTATCCCTCCAGCCATTTTCACACCCGGTTTGCACGCCCACAGGAACACTCTTTGACCTCACAAATATTCTACCATGGATCAAGAAGCATGGGACCAATCCTGTCGACGGGGCCCCGTTGAAGAGCTCAGACTTGATTAAGCTGACTCTCGCCAAGAACGAGGATGGCGACTACGTCGACCCGGTGACCTACAAGATTCTTACAGATAATACACACATCGTCGCTTTACGGAATACAGGGAATGTATTCTCCTGGGATACTGTGGAGCGACTTAACATCAAGGGAAAATTGTGGCGCGACTTGGTCACGGATGAGGAATTCAGCCGAAAAGATATCATCACCTTACAGGACCCACAGAACATCGAATCGCGCAACCTCAGCTCGTTCAACTACATCAAGGAGGGGGAGACGGGAATCCTGGATGGCCAACAGACCTCTGGGAGCGTCAACACCAGTGCGCTTGGCAGCTCAGCGAAGATCCTGAAAGCGAAAGAGGCAGTTGCAAAGGCACGGTCCGAACGCGCTCAGCAGGCTGGCTCTGCTGCGACCGGTTCGAAAGCAGTTTCAAAGACTGGAGCTACGAATGTGGCTTCCAAGGCGCAACCGGGAAAGCCAACACCCTACAACGCTGCACGATTCACCACGGGCAAGGCGGCTGCCTCGTTCACTAGCACAGGGCTGACACCGCACACGTCTGCCGAACTAGCGGTACTGTCTGAGGAGGAATACATGCTCAAGCGGGGTCGCGTGAAGGCCAAGGCTTACGCGCGCATTGTGACAACCGCCGGGCATCTTAATCTGGAGTTGTATCCTGAGCATGCGCCCAAAACCGTATGGAACTTCCTTCAGTTGGCCAAAAAGGGCTATTATACAGATGTGCCATTTCACCGTAATATCAAGGGCTTCATGCTCCAGGGTGGTGATCCAACTGGCACTGGACGAGGCGGCGAGAGTATCTGGGGCAAATACTTTGCAGATGAATTCGAGGGGCCTTTGAAGCATGATGCCCGAGGCACGCTGAGCATGGCCAATAAGGGCAAAAACACAAATAGTAGTCAATT CTTCATCGCCTATCGAGCCCTGCCTCATCTTAACCTCAAGCACACCGTCTTCGGCCGTCTCATCGACGACCCAACTCCTTCATCCACTACTTTGAATACTCTAGAGATCCATCCGGTGGAATCAAGTACGAACCGTCCTACTCCCGACATTCGCATCAAGGAAATTACGGTCTTCGTAGATCCCTTCGAGGACTTCCTGGCCCAGAAGCGCGCCGAACAAGCGCGGGCCACAGGTGCCACGGGTCCTTCtgcagaagaggaagatgagactGCTCGCCGCGCGGAAGATGACCGTATCACTTGGACTGGAAAACGGGTCCGCGGTGCTGAGGCAGACTCAAGTAACGGCGGTGCCTCGGGTGTTGGAAAGTACTTGAAGGCAGTACTGGCAGACCGGGATGGacaggaagaggatgagattGTGGAATCTCCGGACGAGGAGGTTGTGCCTGAGCCCGCTCGCAAAAAGGCCAAGGGGCCTGGAGGCTTTGGAAACTTTAGTTCGTGGTGA
- a CDS encoding Protein phosphatase 2C, putative: MFSGSSSPPKDRVDALPEAGLDPNSLTLQTDTIGTSPREKRFSPPSAGFFNRRQSEEQGTVGEKKRRSSTVTKAANFFSNAKSSLSLNGRDSSAISTSPSISESPLHKLGKMDPALSVPQGSFNNSAGESAPTARSSFRVGVTEDRNRKCRRTMEDTHAYLYNFLGTPAPTALETNGASSPKGSPAQSPEDSSTVVETDNGYFAIFDGHAGTFAAEWCGKKLHLILEEVMRKSPTTPVPELLDQTFTSVDQQLEKLPVKNSGCTAVTAVLRWEDRVPNSQSATGSSALGPAAAAATKADTNSENIETPTQATPGTPAILPKLQDKAIRQRVLYTANVGDARIVLCRNGKALRLSYDHKGSDENEGRRVANAGGLILNNRVNGVLAVTRALGDAYLKDLVTGHPYTTETVIQPDADEFIILACDGLWDVCSDQESVDLIRNVQDAQQASKILVDHALARFSTDNLSCMVIRLDSNRVKDLINNHTGLIGVDGDPHTKVAGGVSEADKIVERAQKSLVSSGLADNQVAAEKANEETIHRMACSNRKQEPGPAMSIKESNDLPSVDILSPNQSPDDPSGSTQ, encoded by the exons ATGTTCAGTGGCTCCTCGAGCCCACCCAAAGATAGAGTGGACGCACTCCCAGAGGCTGGCCTCGACCCCAACTCCTTGACCCTCCAAACTGATACAATCGGTACCAGTCCACGTGAGAAGAGGTTCTCTCCGCCTAGCGCTGGATTTTTCAACCGTCGGCAAAGTGAGGAACAGGGTACCGTTGGCGAGAAGAAGCGCAGGAGTAGTACCGTCACCAAAGCGGCCAACTTCTTCAGTAACGCCAAAAGCTCCCTGAGCTTGAACGGCCGAGATAGTTCTGCGATTAGTACCAGTCCCTCGATCTCGGAAAGCCCGCTACACAAGCTTGGAAAGATGGACCCAGCTCTCAGCGTCCCTCAAGGGTCGTTCAATAACTCCGCCGGTGAATCCGCGCCGACTGCTCGGTCATCCTTCCGTGTTGGTGTTACGGAAGACCGGAATCGCAAATGTCGCCGGACAATGGAGGATACACATGCCTATCTCTACAATTTCCTAGGCACCCCTGCCCCGACTGCACTAGAAACAAATGGTGCTAGTTCCCCTAAGGGCAGCCCGGCGCAGTCACCAGAAGACTCGTCTACCGTTGTAGAAACAGATAATGGCTATTTCGCAATTTTTGACGGACATGCCGGCACCTTTGCTGCAGAGTGGTGTGGAAAGAAGTTGCATTTGATTCTCGAGGAAGTCATGCGCAAAAGCCCAACCACTCCCGTCCCGGAACTCCTTGATCAGACTTTTACCAGTGTGGACCAGCAGTTGGAGAAATTGCCCGTCAAGAACTCTGGGTGTACAGCCGTTACGGCCGTGCTTCGGTGGGAAGATCGTGTACCAAACTCACAGTCGGCCACTGGTTCTTCTGCCCTTGGCCCGGCAGCCGCCGCCGCGACGAAGGCGGATACAAATTCAGAGAATATCGAAACCCCGACTCAAGCTACCCCAGGCACCCCTGCCATTCTGCCTAAATTGCAGGACAAGGCTATTCGGCAACGGGTTTTGTACACAGCCAACGTCGGCGACGCACGCATTGTGTTATGTCGTAATGGGAAAGCACTCCGTTTGTCCTATGACCACAAGGGTAGCGACGAGAATGAAGGGAGGAGAGTTGCCAACGCTGGTGGGCTAATCCTGAACAACCGCGTGAATGGAGTTCTAGCTGTCACCCGTGCCTTGGGCGATGCATACTTGAAAGACCTTGTGACTGGGCATCCCTACACAACAGAGACAGTCATCCAGCCAGATGCTGATGAGTTTATCATCTTGGCCTGCGATGGT CTGTGGGACGTTTGCAGTGACCAGGAATCTGTCGATCTTATTCGGAACGTTCAAGATGCCCAACAAGCCTCAAAGATTCTTGTCGATCATGCACTTGCACGGTTCAGCACCGATAACCTGTCTTGCATGGTGATTCGCCTTGACTCCAACCGTGTGAAGGACCTTATCAACAATCATACGGGACTGATAGGAGTGGACGGGGATCCGCATACCAAAGTCGCTGGGGGCGTGAGTGAAGCTGACAAGATTGTCGAGAGAGCACAGAAGAGCCTTGTCTCTTCCGGTCTTGCAGATAATCAGGTCGCGGCAGAGAAGGCCAATGAAGAGACTATTCATAGAATGGCCTGCAGCAATCGCAAACAAGAACCCGGGCCTGCGATGTCAATTAAGGAGAGTAACGACCTTCCCTCTGTGGACATTCTGAGTCCGAATCAGAGCCCTGATGACCCTTCAGGCTCGACTCAGTGA
- a CDS encoding UV radiation resistance protein/autophagy-related protein 14 — MDKETEHDTGARRERPWLYAWNRRLRHLQGISIRNLVVTPPPTRARGKTTDDDDIPNTLKTPSKTLSQSNNHTLHPSRSFTDLKSHSSQHDIANKPAMRPSRRKSTLFWNDPNPRTRQVKLEDITNSRMADTFFSLHCDGLDGPVYISETVDRANNPSFQSFDLNLCGPHVSRMDELTLRVWTKIGDVTEFILLVELHLHLRSLQFLGRTLESFHQPLPANSILFHFPDGVYCNLTDLPPVETSLQAAGQKVTADGTVLPSSSYDALMKLANLDECVQDALATREKLEAQIGSILRQNERLLNVASDAAAAQEKLALTKQYVATERKRVRTAVRRKEELIASIKARQEAMEQGRSAQEKTRSHLPEAQERLVSSEQLLGQNEEDTKGQLRRIAEDLLAIYPIEPIPDQPLVFTIAGLALPNSDFEGIDREVVAAALGHTAHLVYLLSFYLSVHLPYSINANGSTSFIQDPISASLPQRTYPLYPVSVQYRFEYAVFLLNKDIEYILIKQGLRVLDIRHTLPNLKYLLYVLTSGDSVIPARKVGGVRALVAGLSTPNLSRRGSVDSGASVMVPAKKWLKMSSK, encoded by the exons ATGGACAAGGAGACGGAGCATGATACAGGTGCCCGTAGAGAGAGGCCATGGCTTTATGCATGG AACCGTAGGCTTCGTCATCTGCAGGGAATTTCCATACGAAACTTGGTTGTGACGCCTCCCCCGACTAGAGCTCGTGGCAAGACCACTGATGACGACGATATCCCGAATACCTTAAAGACACCATCGAAGACCCTATCGCAGAGCAACAATCACACCTTGCATCCCTCACGATCATTCACTGATCTCAAGTCGCATTCGAGTCAACATGACATTGCAAATAAGCCTGCGATGCGTCCGTCGCGTCGCAAAAGTACATTGTTCTGGAACGACCCCAATCCTCGAACTAGGCAGGTAAAACTAGAAGATATCACCAACAGCCGCATGGCGGATACGTTTTTCTCACTTCATTGCGATGGCCTTGATGGGCCGGTGTATATTAGCGAAACGGTTGACCGTGCAAACAATCCGAGTTTCCAGTCATTCGACTTGAATCTATGTGGCCCACATGTCTCTCGAATGGATGAGTTGACTCTGAGGGTCTGGACAAAGATTGGCGACGTTACCGAGTTTATTCTACTAGTTGAACTGCATCTGCATTTGCGATCACTTCAGTTCTTGGGGAGGACATTGGAGAGCTTCCACCAACCTCTTCCTGCGAACTCGATCCTTTTCCACTTCCCAGACGGAGTGTATTGCAACCTTACTGACCTTCCACCGGTCGAAACATCGCTCCAAGCCGCAGGACAGAAGGTCACTGCAGACGGTACCGTCTTGCCATCCTCGTCGTATGACGCgttgatgaaattggccaaTTTGGACGAATGTGTACAGGATGCATTGGCTACCAGGGAGAAATTGGAAGCTCAGATTGGCTCCATTCTACGGCAGAATGAGCGCTTACTGAATGTAGCAAGCGATGCAGCTGCGGCACAGGAAAAGCTTGCTCTTACCAAGCAGTATGTCGCCACGGAGCGCAAACGCGTCCGCACCGCTGTCAGGCGCAAAGAGGAGCTCATTGCCAGTATCAAAGCTCGTCAAGAAGCCATGGAACAAGGTCGTAGTGCTCAGGAAAAGACACGCAGTCATCTTCCCGAGGCTCAGGAGAGGTTAGTTTCCAGCGAGCAATTGCTTGGGCAAAACGAGGAGGACACCAAAGGTCAGCTCCGACGTATTGCTGAAGACCTTCTCGCGATCTACCCTATTGAACCCATCCCCGATCAACCCCTGGTATTCACCATCGCCGGGCTAGCCCTTCCAAACTCGGACTTCGAGGGTATCGACCGTGAGGTAGTCGCAGCGGCATTGGGACACACAGCTCACTTGGTCTATCTGCTCTCATTCTACCTGTCGGTGCATCTCCCATACTCGATCAACGCGAACGGGTCAACATCGTTCATACAGGACCCCATCTCCGCATCACTCCCACAGCGCACCTACCCGCTCTACCCAGTAAGTGTGCAGTACCGGTTCGAGTACGCAGTCTTCCTCCTCAACAAAGACATTGAATACATCCTCATCAAACAAGGATTACGCGTCTTGGATATCCGACACACCCTTCCCAACCTCAAGTACCTCCTTTATGTTCTTACATCTGGTGACTCGGTGATCCCCGCCCGTAAAGTTGGTGGTGTCCGAGCTCTTGTTGCTGGGTTATCCACTCCCAATCTATCACGACGTGGTAGTGTGGACAGTGGTGCATCTG TCATGGTCCCTGCCAAGAA ATGGTTGAAAATGTCTTCTAAGTGA